Proteins found in one Methanospirillum hungatei JF-1 genomic segment:
- a CDS encoding Eco57I restriction-modification methylase domain-containing protein, whose protein sequence is MTTLSKSDRNALDKAVQKARDISEEGARKALISLGVSDEKKPEHLSDEQAELRRRVRVVLRRLGTEEEFIRSVAYEQWHRMLFARFLIENDLLIHPEHQVSVSFEDLVELAHDEQVDPWELAARYASDMLPGIFKQDDPLLKITYAPEDRNALRDILAQIPGDTFRTSDALGWTYQFWQTKKKDEVNKSGVKIGAAELPSQTQLFTEPYMVHFLLDNSLGAWWAGKRLKEEDLKTATSEEELRQKASLPGVPLTYLRFVQDENGVWTPASGTFSEWPDQLSELKMLDPCCGSGHFLVATLLMLVPMRMEMEGLSAGKAVDAVLSENLHGLEIDERCVEIAAFALALAAWTYPDAGGYHLLPDMPVACSGLAITSKKEEWVALAGDNQDLAFALDLLYDEFAQAPVLGSLIDPMRRFGEGKIIPITWDQIAPMLDKVLATKRDEEREGIGVVAHGLARAAGMLAGRYHLIATNVPYLVRLKQHEGIKDFCANYYPLSKNDLATVFLEKGLEFCKKGGTTTIVIPQNWLFLSTYSKLRINLLNNSVWNMIARLGPKGFHTPMWDFNIQLLIISKFHKKNHYIEGLDVSKLNNPMEKEQKLITGKITKISQRSQIDNPDARISFDNIQGILLEKFGFAYMGQRTGDGLRFIQNFWEQNEKGKEWVYFGSTVEKTSLYSGNSQILLWENGEGQLAEYQRILAEKQYASGGWKQGWQAWDKIGVRISQMNNLPVTIHCGPHYDNNTATFIPYNPDHLTAIWCFCSSSEYHDAVRKIDQKLNVTNATLVKVPFDLEYWTKVAAEKYPNGLPKPYSSDPTQWIFHGHPANSDDPIQVAVAKLLKYQWPAELDPEMELSDEQREWVEKAKELQPYVDDDGILCLPPVKGETKLVEYVRAMLAAAFPDWSIQKEQELLIKSGYTTKEGAVKGDLELYLRDEFFTAHCKLFHQRPFIWQIWDGRKDGFSVLVNYHLLDRKALEKLIYSYLGAWIAQQREEVAAEKTGAELRLKAAEDLKKKLILILNGESPYDIYVRWKPLHEQPIGWEPDLNDGVRMNIRPFVTAGVLRSQPKINWNKDRGKDPVPNCSGTTDRLNDLHFTLAEKLKAREEAGEHG, encoded by the coding sequence GTGACCACCCTTTCAAAATCTGACCGGAACGCTCTAGATAAAGCAGTTCAAAAAGCCCGTGATATCTCGGAGGAAGGAGCACGGAAAGCTCTTATCTCACTTGGGGTATCGGATGAGAAGAAACCAGAACACCTGAGTGATGAGCAGGCTGAACTTCGTCGCCGGGTACGGGTGGTATTGCGTCGGCTTGGTACGGAAGAGGAATTTATCCGGTCGGTTGCGTATGAACAATGGCACCGGATGCTGTTTGCCCGGTTTCTTATCGAGAATGATCTCCTCATCCATCCTGAACATCAGGTATCGGTTAGTTTTGAAGATCTGGTTGAACTCGCCCATGATGAGCAGGTTGACCCCTGGGAACTTGCTGCCCGGTATGCTTCGGACATGCTCCCCGGGATATTCAAGCAGGATGATCCGCTCCTGAAGATAACCTATGCCCCGGAGGATAGGAATGCTCTTCGTGATATCCTTGCACAGATTCCGGGAGATACGTTCAGAACTTCAGATGCCCTCGGGTGGACATACCAGTTCTGGCAGACGAAGAAGAAAGATGAGGTGAATAAGTCAGGTGTCAAGATAGGAGCTGCGGAATTGCCTTCCCAAACCCAGCTCTTTACTGAACCATACATGGTCCATTTTCTCCTTGATAATTCACTTGGAGCCTGGTGGGCAGGGAAGAGGTTGAAAGAAGAGGATCTCAAGACTGCCACTTCTGAAGAGGAATTGAGACAAAAGGCGTCTCTCCCCGGTGTTCCCCTGACCTATCTCCGGTTTGTACAGGATGAAAATGGAGTCTGGACTCCTGCTTCCGGGACATTCTCCGAGTGGCCTGACCAGCTTTCTGAACTCAAGATGCTTGATCCCTGTTGTGGTTCAGGGCATTTTCTCGTGGCTACGCTTCTCATGCTGGTCCCGATGCGGATGGAGATGGAAGGGTTATCAGCAGGAAAAGCGGTAGATGCCGTTCTATCAGAAAACCTCCATGGACTTGAGATTGATGAGCGGTGTGTCGAGATTGCGGCATTTGCTCTTGCTCTGGCTGCCTGGACCTATCCGGATGCCGGGGGATACCATCTGCTCCCGGATATGCCGGTTGCCTGTTCAGGTCTTGCGATAACGTCGAAGAAAGAGGAGTGGGTGGCTCTTGCCGGTGATAATCAGGATCTTGCTTTTGCCCTGGATCTCCTGTATGATGAGTTTGCCCAGGCTCCGGTCCTTGGGAGTTTAATTGACCCGATGCGACGGTTTGGAGAAGGGAAAATCATTCCGATTACTTGGGATCAGATTGCTCCGATGCTCGATAAAGTCCTAGCGACAAAGAGGGATGAGGAACGAGAGGGAATCGGAGTTGTAGCTCATGGATTGGCACGGGCTGCAGGAATGCTGGCAGGGAGATACCATCTGATTGCGACGAATGTGCCATATTTAGTACGGCTGAAACAGCATGAAGGCATTAAGGATTTCTGTGCAAATTATTATCCACTCTCTAAAAACGATCTAGCAACAGTATTTTTAGAGAAAGGTTTGGAATTTTGTAAAAAGGGAGGGACAACAACCATTGTAATTCCACAAAATTGGTTATTTCTTTCTACATATTCCAAATTGCGGATAAATTTGTTGAATAATTCGGTTTGGAATATGATTGCACGTCTTGGGCCTAAGGGGTTTCATACTCCAATGTGGGATTTTAATATTCAATTACTAATAATTAGTAAATTTCATAAAAAAAACCATTATATAGAAGGATTAGATGTTTCTAAATTAAATAATCCAATGGAAAAAGAGCAAAAATTAATAACAGGAAAAATTACAAAAATCTCTCAAAGAAGCCAGATTGATAATCCCGATGCAAGAATATCTTTTGATAATATTCAAGGAATATTATTAGAGAAATTCGGATTTGCATATATGGGTCAGAGAACTGGGGATGGATTACGCTTTATTCAAAATTTTTGGGAGCAAAATGAAAAAGGTAAAGAGTGGGTCTATTTTGGATCTACAGTAGAAAAAACCTCTCTTTATTCAGGGAATAGTCAAATTTTACTTTGGGAAAATGGAGAAGGCCAACTAGCTGAATATCAAAGAATATTAGCTGAAAAACAATACGCAAGTGGTGGATGGAAACAAGGTTGGCAAGCATGGGATAAAATAGGTGTTCGTATATCTCAAATGAACAATCTTCCAGTGACTATTCATTGTGGGCCACATTATGATAACAATACTGCCACATTTATTCCCTATAATCCAGATCATCTAACTGCAATCTGGTGTTTCTGTTCATCTTCTGAATATCACGATGCGGTTCGAAAAATCGATCAAAAACTCAACGTCACAAATGCAACCCTTGTGAAAGTCCCTTTCGATCTCGAATACTGGACCAAAGTAGCCGCCGAGAAATACCCCAACGGCTTGCCAAAACCCTACTCCTCCGACCCTACCCAGTGGATCTTTCACGGCCACCCGGCCAACTCCGATGATCCGATTCAGGTAGCCGTCGCAAAACTTCTCAAATACCAGTGGCCGGCAGAACTAGACCCGGAGATGGAACTCTCTGATGAACAACGGGAATGGGTCGAAAAAGCAAAGGAACTTCAGCCATACGTTGACGACGACGGCATTCTCTGTCTTCCCCCGGTGAAAGGAGAAACAAAACTGGTCGAATATGTCAGGGCTATGCTTGCTGCAGCATTTCCAGACTGGTCAATTCAGAAGGAGCAGGAACTCCTCATCAAATCCGGATATACCACAAAAGAGGGAGCGGTAAAGGGAGACCTGGAACTCTATCTCCGGGATGAATTCTTTACTGCTCACTGTAAACTTTTCCACCAGCGACCATTCATCTGGCAGATCTGGGACGGGAGAAAAGACGGATTCTCGGTCCTCGTCAATTACCATCTCCTTGACCGGAAAGCATTAGAAAAACTCATCTATTCATACCTCGGTGCCTGGATTGCCCAGCAGAGGGAAGAGGTTGCAGCTGAAAAGACCGGAGCGGAACTCCGGCTCAAGGCTGCTGAAGACCTCAAGAAAAAACTCATCCTCATCCTGAACGGAGAGTCTCCCTATGATATCTATGTGAGATGGAAACCGCTCCATGAGCAGCCGATTGGATGGGAACCTGATTTAAACGATGGAGTTCGGATGAATATCAGGCCGTTTGTTACTGCTGGAGTGCTCCGGAGTCAGCCGAAGATCAACTGGAACAAGGACCGGGGAAAAGATCCGGTGCCGAACTGTTCCGGGACCACGGATCGGCTCAATGATCTGCACTTCACACTGGCAGAGAAGCTGAAGGCGAGAGAAGAGGCAGGGGAACACGGATGA
- a CDS encoding UPF0175 family protein, translated as MTEIRITIPDDMFVAINTHPSCIGDEIRLLAAVKLYEMGRLSSGAAAKMAGISRVLFISKLKEFQFPVLTRTEEEFSREAEILGIDHL; from the coding sequence ATGACCGAGATACGAATTACTATACCTGATGATATGTTTGTGGCAATAAATACTCATCCATCCTGTATTGGGGATGAGATACGGTTACTTGCTGCTGTGAAATTGTATGAGATGGGGCGTCTCTCTTCAGGAGCTGCAGCAAAAATGGCAGGGATCTCTCGTGTTCTTTTTATCTCTAAATTAAAAGAGTTCCAGTTCCCCGTTCTGACACGTACCGAAGAGGAGTTTTCTCGTGAAGCTGAAATACTCGGGATTGATCATCTGTAA
- the brxC gene encoding BREX system P-loop protein BrxC produces MILNKDVFQNDPTAYEIPNDGYTKVAPITTEQEWEVARWELQHFVCEGSYYTGLKKILDSFLDHLDQPKQPAVWVSGFFGSGKSHLVRILDFLWADITFSDGATARTLARLPDDIQDSLKRLDTETRRAGGIWSAAGTLSGGDSHDPREAVLQVILRAAGYPDHDLQLARIHLWLAQQGILDTIRSDLKSMGKEDDLQYCLISPAFAQVALKYLPDLGATPQDLFTRLDRQFPEETNMTTDLMVSLIDEILKTKIQNKKKPGLVLIVLDEVQQYLAVEQDSTKLVLFQEIVEALTSKFESRCLLVATGQEALHANPYLQKLMGKFSLYVPLESKDVDTVLRQTILRKKESEKPKLSALLESVHGEITRQIEGSKIAHSQDDNESLVPDYPLLPSRKRLWDHILRSIDRGGLSTQLRNQLRLTFSGIKTYAESPLGYVIPVDYIYSQQRPYLINNGILPQETDEMIRGEDDSSSSGQLKSRICALLFLIQQVDTSLGVRATPETITDLLLSGLEYEGVDLRREVPLLIDDLKDRGIISDAGDGTLRIQTREGKRWDQEYRKNLNAWKDDINRISFDRDQALMKSVQALLKQISYKDGDTKTVREIDARIFTEDKPPVSKKIPVWVRNGWGSSEEEVRKTSLEEGPESPLIQIFLPKHHHQDLIDHIAGSIAAQQTMDSIGVPNTNEGIQAKKNIETKKVAHDTKVQAYLDDIISQAVVYLGGGDKKEGGSPKEVLLNAVKIASEKKFYRFKDADNPRWADVFTRIKSGHANPLSVIGHSGNTEEHNVCKEILRFLNANSKKGSEIVKYYEDAPFGWPKDAIEGAIIALCASGHLHATNDSHKTVSLSDLDNRRTLEKSFFTCESESPPTAEEKLKAKAVYQKVGIQAKAGSEGEDASLCIEKLRELLEKTGGDPPLPEVMIPSYLAEMDGLSGVSLLKRIAAQKDIIISDIEKWKSIVDVIAVRQQEWSRLCKLLDHGEGLSGLDVIIHEAAAIKEHRSLLSDPDPVTDLLFKVQERLREEISHGISQVSEAYQNLISSLEGDPNWHELESHEQEKILSSHHIREIPQMPLGTDEEIIHALKRYPLSDYQKALELINLSRGPIVSDAAHLYAAKHKKVLTSVSLKRGVKITNEEELEIYIDDIRKRVNELLQQKQEVLIQ; encoded by the coding sequence ATGATATTAAATAAGGATGTTTTTCAGAATGATCCGACAGCCTATGAAATTCCCAATGATGGGTATACCAAGGTTGCCCCCATTACAACAGAGCAGGAGTGGGAGGTTGCACGGTGGGAACTTCAGCATTTTGTTTGTGAGGGATCATATTATACTGGTCTTAAAAAGATTTTAGATTCGTTTCTTGATCATTTAGATCAACCAAAGCAACCAGCGGTCTGGGTCAGTGGATTTTTTGGGTCTGGAAAATCACACCTCGTTCGCATTCTTGACTTCCTTTGGGCTGACATTACATTCTCTGATGGCGCTACGGCAAGGACTCTTGCCCGTCTACCTGATGATATTCAGGACTCATTAAAGCGACTTGATACTGAAACCAGAAGAGCAGGCGGTATATGGTCTGCTGCCGGGACACTTTCCGGAGGGGATTCACATGATCCCAGAGAGGCAGTGTTACAAGTAATTTTACGGGCTGCAGGTTATCCGGATCATGATCTCCAGCTTGCCCGAATTCATCTATGGCTTGCACAGCAAGGCATCCTTGATACTATTCGCTCGGACCTGAAATCGATGGGAAAGGAAGACGATCTTCAATATTGTCTCATCTCCCCGGCATTTGCCCAGGTTGCACTCAAATATCTTCCTGATCTTGGAGCCACTCCTCAGGACCTGTTTACCAGGCTTGATCGTCAATTCCCTGAAGAGACGAATATGACAACTGACCTGATGGTTAGTTTAATTGATGAGATATTAAAAACAAAAATTCAAAATAAGAAAAAACCGGGACTTGTTCTTATCGTGCTTGATGAAGTCCAGCAATATCTCGCGGTAGAGCAGGATAGTACAAAACTTGTTCTCTTCCAGGAGATAGTTGAGGCATTGACCAGTAAGTTTGAGAGTCGGTGTCTCCTTGTTGCGACCGGTCAGGAGGCACTTCATGCAAACCCATACTTACAGAAACTAATGGGAAAATTCTCTCTTTATGTTCCCCTGGAGAGTAAGGATGTTGATACTGTTCTTCGGCAGACTATCCTTCGAAAGAAAGAGAGTGAGAAACCAAAATTATCCGCTCTTTTAGAGAGTGTTCACGGTGAAATTACCCGTCAGATTGAAGGTTCGAAGATTGCTCATAGTCAGGATGATAATGAATCCCTCGTTCCAGACTATCCCCTCTTACCTTCCAGAAAACGGCTTTGGGACCATATATTACGGTCTATTGACCGGGGAGGGCTGTCAACCCAGCTTCGAAACCAGTTGCGCCTTACCTTTTCGGGAATTAAGACCTATGCTGAGTCTCCTCTCGGATATGTTATTCCGGTTGATTATATCTACAGCCAACAGCGGCCATATCTTATAAATAATGGGATTCTCCCCCAGGAAACAGATGAAATGATTCGGGGGGAGGATGATTCGTCTTCTTCAGGGCAACTTAAATCACGTATTTGTGCTCTTCTTTTCCTTATTCAACAAGTAGATACATCATTAGGGGTTCGTGCCACTCCGGAGACCATTACCGATCTGCTCTTGTCAGGTCTTGAGTATGAAGGAGTTGATCTCCGTCGTGAGGTTCCTCTTCTTATTGATGACCTGAAAGATCGTGGTATTATCAGCGATGCAGGAGATGGGACACTCAGGATTCAGACCAGGGAAGGGAAGAGATGGGACCAGGAGTATCGGAAAAATCTCAATGCATGGAAGGATGATATCAATCGGATATCGTTTGACCGTGATCAGGCATTGATGAAATCTGTGCAAGCCCTTCTGAAACAGATATCGTATAAGGATGGCGATACGAAGACCGTCAGGGAGATTGATGCCAGGATTTTTACCGAAGATAAGCCCCCGGTGAGTAAAAAGATCCCGGTATGGGTGAGAAATGGATGGGGGAGTTCGGAAGAGGAGGTTCGAAAAACCTCACTTGAAGAAGGCCCGGAGAGTCCGCTAATTCAGATATTTCTGCCAAAGCACCATCATCAGGATCTGATCGATCATATTGCAGGGAGTATTGCAGCCCAGCAGACTATGGATTCGATTGGTGTCCCGAATACGAATGAAGGTATTCAGGCGAAGAAGAATATTGAAACGAAGAAGGTTGCTCATGATACAAAAGTGCAAGCCTATCTGGATGATATCATCAGCCAGGCGGTTGTGTATCTTGGTGGCGGGGATAAGAAAGAGGGTGGATCACCAAAAGAGGTTCTCTTGAATGCGGTGAAAATCGCATCAGAAAAGAAATTTTACCGGTTCAAGGATGCAGATAATCCTCGTTGGGCGGATGTTTTTACAAGAATCAAATCGGGTCATGCAAATCCGCTTTCAGTTATCGGTCATTCAGGGAATACTGAAGAACATAATGTCTGTAAAGAGATTTTACGGTTCCTGAATGCAAATTCAAAGAAGGGTTCTGAAATCGTAAAATACTATGAGGATGCTCCTTTTGGATGGCCCAAGGATGCAATTGAAGGGGCGATTATTGCTCTGTGTGCCTCCGGACATCTCCATGCTACTAATGATAGTCATAAAACCGTCTCTTTAAGTGACCTTGATAATCGTCGGACTCTTGAGAAGAGTTTCTTTACGTGTGAGAGTGAATCTCCCCCGACTGCAGAGGAAAAACTGAAAGCCAAAGCAGTGTATCAAAAGGTTGGAATTCAGGCCAAGGCGGGGTCTGAAGGGGAAGATGCTTCTCTTTGTATTGAAAAACTCAGAGAGCTTCTGGAAAAGACCGGAGGAGATCCACCGTTACCAGAAGTTATGATTCCTTCATATCTGGCGGAGATGGATGGGCTCTCTGGTGTGTCTCTTCTCAAGCGGATTGCAGCACAGAAGGATATAATTATTTCAGATATTGAGAAATGGAAAAGTATTGTTGATGTAATTGCTGTCCGTCAGCAGGAGTGGTCACGGCTATGTAAACTACTTGACCATGGTGAGGGACTTTCTGGCCTGGATGTGATTATTCATGAGGCTGCAGCCATCAAGGAGCACAGAAGTCTTCTCTCTGATCCTGATCCGGTCACCGACCTTCTTTTCAAGGTTCAGGAACGATTACGGGAAGAGATATCTCATGGTATCAGCCAGGTGTCAGAGGCATATCAGAATCTCATCTCATCACTGGAGGGAGATCCAAACTGGCATGAGCTTGAGTCTCATGAGCAGGAGAAGATTCTTTCTTCTCATCATATCAGGGAGATTCCCCAGATGCCTCTTGGGACGGATGAGGAGATAATCCACGCCCTGAAGCGGTATCCTCTTTCAGATTATCAGAAAGCGTTAGAACTCATTAATTTGTCACGGGGGCCAATTGTTTCAGATGCTGCTCATTTGTATGCTGCAAAACATAAGAAGGTTCTGACTTCAGTTTCTCTGAAACGAGGAGTAAAAATTACAAATGAAGAAGAGCTGGAAATATATATTGATGATATCAGAAAGCGGGTGAATGAGTTATTACAGCAGAAGCAGGAGGTACTTATCCAATGA
- a CDS encoding BREX protein BrxB domain-containing protein yields the protein MTNIEKLLDVFGKQVSIPWDPRAAPEEKVWFCVYDPSDERRLLRRIDEFGLATERAGHSWLLIDMFTFFDEWCTVHPYREEFFKNPTRLKSAEKMFLQFIIERLSHQWDKDDNSKIIAISGTGALFGIIRLSKLIEEIVKKLPIPGRLLVFFPGSHRGYCYQFMNDHDGWNYKAFPIEVKDEDE from the coding sequence ATGACTAATATTGAAAAGTTACTAGACGTCTTTGGTAAGCAGGTTTCAATTCCCTGGGATCCCCGAGCTGCACCTGAAGAGAAGGTGTGGTTTTGTGTCTATGATCCTTCAGATGAACGTCGGTTACTGAGAAGGATAGATGAATTTGGCCTGGCAACTGAAAGAGCAGGCCATAGCTGGCTTCTTATTGATATGTTCACATTTTTTGATGAATGGTGTACTGTCCACCCCTACAGGGAAGAATTTTTCAAAAATCCGACACGTCTAAAATCTGCAGAAAAAATGTTCCTTCAATTCATCATCGAACGGTTATCACATCAGTGGGATAAAGACGACAATTCAAAGATAATCGCTATTTCAGGGACGGGGGCACTTTTTGGGATAATTCGGTTGAGTAAATTGATTGAGGAGATAGTGAAGAAACTTCCTATTCCTGGCAGATTATTAGTTTTTTTCCCAGGGAGTCATCGGGGGTATTGCTACCAGTTTATGAATGATCATGATGGGTGGAATTATAAGGCATTTCCAATTGAAGTAAAGGATGAAGACGAGTAA
- a CDS encoding MFS transporter — MHLDRTAHHIAYRIIIILGIVALLGDIIYEGARSISGPYLLTLGASAVLVGTITGAGEFLGYAVRLISGRVADSTRMYWALTALGYGMLITVPLLAFTGSWEMAAVLFILERIGKGIRSPPKDTILSHATAPIGRGMGFGIHELLDQIGAVAGPVILAVALAGTGTYKEGFLLLFIPFIILIGLVLVAWRLLPDPVSFEKGHIALYSEATGIGREFIMFSVFTLLCTAGFLSFPLISFHALQTGLMVAYEIPLLYAGAMLVDAAIAPIAGRLYDTKGIILLLPIPLIGIILPFLGFGMGRELIFLSAILFGISMGIQETVLRAAIADRIHISKRGTAYGIFNTIYGAGFFIGGILVGWMYENYTAFAPAVPAMVSLAACIVFIRVWRSSDHQES; from the coding sequence ATGCACCTGGACAGGACTGCTCATCATATAGCATACCGGATTATTATTATCCTCGGGATAGTCGCCCTTTTAGGAGATATCATATATGAGGGTGCCAGGAGTATCAGTGGCCCTTACCTGCTGACCCTTGGGGCATCTGCGGTCCTTGTTGGGACGATAACCGGCGCCGGTGAGTTTCTTGGATATGCAGTCCGGCTCATATCCGGCAGAGTTGCAGACTCTACCAGGATGTACTGGGCTTTGACCGCTCTCGGGTATGGGATGCTGATCACGGTGCCACTTCTTGCCTTCACCGGTTCATGGGAGATGGCAGCAGTCCTCTTCATACTTGAGCGAATTGGAAAAGGAATCCGTTCCCCGCCAAAAGATACCATCCTCTCCCATGCAACAGCACCCATCGGTCGGGGTATGGGATTTGGCATTCATGAACTCCTGGACCAGATAGGAGCTGTTGCAGGCCCAGTCATTCTTGCAGTTGCTCTTGCCGGAACCGGGACCTATAAGGAGGGATTTCTTCTCCTCTTCATTCCATTCATCATCCTCATCGGACTTGTCCTGGTTGCATGGAGACTCCTCCCTGACCCCGTGTCATTTGAGAAAGGTCATATCGCTCTCTACAGTGAGGCTACTGGGATCGGTCGGGAATTCATCATGTTCTCAGTCTTCACCCTCCTCTGCACAGCCGGGTTTCTCTCCTTCCCGCTCATATCCTTTCATGCATTACAGACCGGTCTCATGGTTGCATATGAAATACCTCTTCTCTATGCCGGTGCTATGTTGGTGGATGCAGCTATTGCTCCCATTGCCGGAAGACTCTATGATACAAAAGGGATTATCCTCCTCCTCCCAATTCCCCTCATCGGTATCATCCTCCCGTTCCTGGGATTTGGTATGGGCAGGGAACTCATCTTCCTCTCAGCAATCCTCTTTGGTATATCAATGGGAATCCAGGAGACTGTTCTTCGTGCTGCTATTGCAGACCGGATTCATATCTCAAAGCGGGGAACCGCCTATGGCATATTCAATACCATCTATGGAGCAGGGTTTTTTATCGGTGGAATACTTGTCGGCTGGATGTATGAGAATTACACGGCATTTGCACCGGCTGTCCCGGCAATGGTGTCACTTGCCGCCTGCATCGTCTTTATCAGGGTATGGCGATCTTCAGACCACCAGGAATCGTAA
- a CDS encoding prenyltransferase/squalene oxidase repeat-containing protein, producing the protein MLSEGEKEKTIRYISDRRCQSGGYCFYQLDEPNLSDTWYALGCLEVLQAAFSDNLTQEYLSRFVNQTRGLSGLYRLWYLFWSFRYLKRTIPEQLIAHLLACPVPTIFHSGTIESASLFEPLYCYVILCEEAGIQHSESERKKIQEEVLRWQHPSGGFGRDKATLIETRHAVAILQGFHIETDAERIYSFLTRCIDEQSGFVNVPSSHPGYLEHLDAGIALAKLLSRPVPNRYQCLLYLDKCRNTNGGYARSGFGGNSTLEYTWYAIRSLCGLHNKTGWNW; encoded by the coding sequence ATGTTATCCGAAGGTGAAAAGGAAAAAACGATTCGCTATATCTCTGATCGTCGATGTCAAAGTGGCGGATATTGTTTTTATCAGCTCGATGAGCCAAATCTGTCTGATACCTGGTATGCCCTGGGCTGCTTAGAGGTTCTGCAAGCGGCTTTTTCAGACAATCTGACACAGGAGTATCTATCCCGCTTTGTTAATCAAACCCGGGGATTATCAGGGTTATACCGGCTGTGGTATCTTTTCTGGTCATTCCGGTATCTAAAAAGAACAATTCCAGAACAACTTATTGCTCACCTGTTAGCCTGTCCTGTGCCGACGATATTCCACTCCGGAACGATTGAATCTGCATCATTATTTGAGCCACTCTACTGTTATGTTATTCTCTGTGAGGAGGCAGGCATACAGCATTCCGAATCAGAAAGGAAAAAAATTCAGGAAGAAGTGTTAAGGTGGCAGCACCCATCCGGAGGGTTTGGTCGTGATAAGGCAACCCTTATTGAGACAAGGCATGCAGTCGCGATTCTGCAGGGATTCCATATAGAGACGGATGCAGAGAGGATCTATTCATTTCTTACCAGGTGTATCGACGAACAATCAGGATTCGTAAATGTTCCCTCCTCTCATCCTGGTTATCTTGAACATCTGGATGCCGGAATCGCCCTTGCCAAATTACTAAGCCGTCCGGTTCCAAACCGTTACCAATGCCTCCTGTATCTCGATAAATGTAGAAATACTAATGGCGGATATGCACGGTCCGGATTTGGAGGGAATTCAACACTTGAATATACCTGGTATGCAATCCGGAGTCTGTGTGGGTTACATAACAAAACCGGCTGGAACTGGTAA